The following are encoded in a window of Bradyrhizobium sp. WBOS07 genomic DNA:
- a CDS encoding (2Fe-2S)-binding protein yields the protein MSTVKLTVNGKAVAVDVEDRTLLVQLLRDHLNLTGTHVGCDTSQCGACVVHMDGKAVKSCTMLAGQADGATITTIEGIAKGDELHPMQAAFRDNHGLQCGYCTPGMIMSAIDIVHRHGGQLDEATVRSELEGNICRCTGYHNIVKAVLDAAGRMKVSQAAE from the coding sequence GTGTCTACAGTCAAACTGACGGTGAACGGCAAGGCCGTTGCCGTCGATGTCGAGGACCGCACGCTGCTGGTCCAACTTCTGCGCGATCACCTCAACCTCACCGGGACCCATGTCGGCTGCGACACCAGCCAGTGCGGAGCCTGCGTGGTCCATATGGATGGCAAGGCGGTGAAATCCTGCACCATGCTGGCGGGCCAAGCCGACGGCGCCACCATCACCACCATCGAGGGCATCGCCAAGGGCGACGAGCTGCACCCGATGCAGGCGGCCTTCCGCGACAATCATGGTCTTCAATGCGGCTATTGCACGCCGGGCATGATCATGTCGGCGATCGACATCGTGCATCGCCATGGTGGTCAGCTCGACGAAGCCACCGTCCGCAGCGAGCTGGAAGGCAATATCTGCCGCTGTACCGGCTACCACAACATCGTCAAGGCCGTGCTGGATGCAGCCGGGCGCATGAAGGTCTCGCAGGCGGCCGAGTAA
- a CDS encoding carbon monoxide dehydrogenase subunit G, protein MQMNDSQRIPASKAKVWAALNDPEILRRCIPGCQSLEMVSPTEMTATVVLKVGPVKATFSGKVTLTDIDAPHGYRIVGEGAGGVAGFAKGGAKVRLAEETPDVTILHYEADAQIGGKLAQLGARLIESTSRKLAASFFDNFAALVAPSS, encoded by the coding sequence ATGCAGATGAACGACAGCCAGCGCATCCCGGCGTCGAAAGCGAAGGTCTGGGCTGCGCTCAACGATCCCGAGATTCTGAGGCGCTGCATTCCCGGCTGCCAATCGCTCGAGATGGTATCACCCACTGAAATGACGGCGACGGTCGTGCTGAAGGTCGGCCCGGTGAAGGCGACGTTCAGCGGCAAGGTCACGCTGACCGATATCGATGCGCCCCACGGCTACCGCATCGTCGGCGAGGGCGCCGGCGGCGTCGCCGGCTTTGCCAAGGGCGGCGCGAAGGTCAGGCTCGCCGAAGAGACGCCGGACGTCACCATCCTGCATTACGAAGCCGACGCGCAGATCGGCGGCAAGCTCGCGCAGCTCGGCGCGCGGTTGATCGAGTCGACATCGCGAAAACTTGCCGCGAGCTTCTTCGACAACTTCGCCGCATTGGTAGCGCCGTCATCGTGA
- a CDS encoding xanthine dehydrogenase family protein molybdopterin-binding subunit, producing MGVEGIGARVVRKEDKRFITGKGRYVDDIKLTGMTHAHFIRSPHAHAKVKKIDSSAALKMPGVVAVLTGREIVDDKVGNLICGWAITSKDGSPMKMGAWPAMAPETVRFVGQAVAVVIAESKNLARDAAEAVVVDYEELPAVADVQAAIKSGAPQLHPEAPGNQVYDWVIGDEGATDAAFAKAANVVKLDVTNNRLAPNAMEPRAAIADYDAAEEHFTLYTTSQNPHVARLVLSAFYNIAPEHKLRVIAPDVGGGFGSKIFIYPEEMVALWASKKVGRPVKWTGDRTEAFLTDAHGRDHVTHAEMAFDAQNKILGFKVKTYANFGAYMSLFSSSVPTYLYATLLSGQYNIPAIHAEVIGVYTNTTPVDAYRGAGRPEASYLIERLMETAARQLKVDPAELRRANFITQFPHQTPVIMAYDTGDFNASLDAAMKAIDYAGFPARKAKAKADGKLRGIGVSCYIEACGIAPSKAVGSLGAGVGLWESAEVRVNPVGTIEILTGSHSHGQGHETTFCQLVAERLGVPISQVSIVHGDTDKVQFGMGTYGSRSAAVGLTAILKAMEKMESKAKKIAAHALEASEADIVIENGEFKVTGTDKAIALPMVALAAYTAHNLPDGMEPGLKESAFYDPTNFTFPAGTYICELEVDPGTGKTSFVNFVAADDFGRLINPMIVEGQVHGGLVQGIGQALLEHAIYDANGQPVTASFMDYAMPRADDVPSFNLSHTTTLCPGNPLGIKGCGEAGAIGASAAVINAITDAIGKNNLEMPATPDRVWRTIHAA from the coding sequence ATGGGTGTTGAAGGTATCGGCGCGCGCGTCGTGCGCAAGGAAGACAAGCGTTTCATCACCGGCAAGGGCCGCTACGTCGACGACATCAAGCTGACGGGCATGACCCATGCCCATTTCATCCGCAGCCCGCACGCCCACGCCAAGGTGAAGAAGATCGATTCGTCCGCCGCGCTGAAGATGCCGGGCGTGGTCGCGGTGCTCACGGGCCGAGAGATCGTCGACGACAAGGTCGGCAATTTGATCTGCGGCTGGGCCATCACTTCCAAGGACGGCAGCCCGATGAAGATGGGCGCATGGCCGGCGATGGCGCCGGAGACGGTGCGCTTCGTCGGACAGGCCGTCGCGGTCGTGATCGCCGAAAGCAAGAATCTGGCGCGCGATGCCGCGGAAGCGGTCGTCGTCGATTATGAAGAGCTTCCCGCGGTCGCCGACGTCCAGGCCGCGATCAAATCTGGCGCGCCGCAGCTTCATCCCGAAGCGCCCGGCAACCAGGTCTATGACTGGGTGATCGGCGACGAGGGCGCCACCGATGCGGCCTTCGCCAAGGCCGCGAATGTGGTCAAGCTCGACGTCACCAACAACCGCCTCGCCCCCAATGCCATGGAGCCGCGGGCGGCGATCGCCGATTACGACGCGGCGGAAGAGCATTTCACGCTCTACACGACCTCGCAGAACCCGCACGTCGCCCGCCTCGTGCTGTCGGCGTTCTACAATATCGCACCCGAGCACAAGCTGCGCGTGATCGCCCCCGATGTCGGCGGCGGTTTCGGCTCCAAGATCTTCATCTATCCCGAGGAGATGGTGGCGCTGTGGGCCTCCAAGAAGGTCGGCCGTCCCGTGAAATGGACCGGTGACCGCACCGAAGCCTTCCTCACCGACGCGCATGGCCGCGATCATGTCACCCATGCCGAGATGGCGTTCGACGCCCAGAATAAGATTTTGGGCTTCAAGGTGAAGACCTACGCCAATTTCGGCGCCTACATGTCGCTGTTCTCGTCCTCGGTGCCGACCTATCTCTACGCGACGCTGCTGTCGGGCCAGTACAACATCCCGGCGATCCATGCCGAGGTGATCGGGGTCTACACCAATACCACGCCGGTCGACGCCTATCGTGGCGCAGGCCGTCCCGAGGCGAGCTATCTGATCGAACGTTTGATGGAAACGGCGGCGCGGCAGCTTAAGGTCGATCCGGCCGAGCTGCGGCGAGCCAACTTCATCACCCAATTCCCGCACCAGACGCCCGTGATCATGGCGTACGACACCGGCGACTTCAACGCCTCGCTGGATGCCGCGATGAAGGCGATCGACTATGCCGGCTTCCCCGCCCGCAAGGCCAAGGCGAAAGCCGACGGCAAGCTGCGCGGCATCGGCGTGTCCTGCTACATCGAGGCCTGCGGCATCGCGCCGTCGAAGGCGGTCGGCAGCCTGGGTGCCGGCGTCGGCCTGTGGGAATCGGCCGAGGTGCGCGTCAATCCGGTCGGCACCATCGAGATCCTCACGGGGTCGCACAGCCACGGCCAGGGTCACGAGACCACGTTCTGCCAGCTCGTCGCGGAGCGCCTCGGCGTTCCCATCAGCCAGGTCTCGATCGTCCATGGCGACACCGACAAGGTGCAGTTCGGCATGGGCACCTACGGCTCGCGCTCGGCCGCCGTCGGCCTTACCGCGATCCTGAAGGCGATGGAGAAGATGGAATCGAAGGCCAAGAAGATTGCGGCCCATGCGCTGGAAGCTTCCGAGGCCGACATTGTCATCGAGAACGGCGAGTTCAAGGTGACCGGCACCGACAAGGCGATCGCCCTGCCTATGGTCGCGCTCGCGGCCTACACCGCGCACAATCTGCCTGACGGGATGGAGCCGGGCCTGAAGGAGAGCGCCTTCTACGACCCGACCAACTTCACCTTCCCGGCCGGCACCTACATCTGCGAGCTCGAGGTCGATCCCGGCACCGGCAAGACGTCCTTCGTCAACTTCGTCGCGGCCGACGATTTCGGCCGGCTGATCAACCCGATGATCGTCGAGGGCCAGGTCCATGGCGGCCTTGTTCAAGGCATCGGACAGGCCCTGCTCGAGCATGCGATCTACGATGCCAACGGCCAGCCGGTCACGGCTTCGTTCATGGACTACGCCATGCCGCGCGCCGACGACGTGCCCTCCTTCAACCTCTCCCACACCACGACGCTATGCCCGGGCAATCCGTTGGGCATCAAGGGTTGCGGTGAGGCCGGCGCGATCGGGGCGTCAGCGGCCGTGATCAACGCGATCACGGATGCGATCGGCAAGAACAATCTGGAAATGCCCGCGACCCCTGACCGGGTCTGGCGCACGATCCACGCGGCTTAA